The following are encoded in a window of Brevibacillus sp. DP1.3A genomic DNA:
- a CDS encoding isoprenyl transferase — translation MLEHLARKWGRKEKQSEPAEFDRSGKIPEHVAIIMDGNGRWASKRSLPRVAGHRAGMKAVKEVVKVADEIGVRYMTMYAFSTENWKRPRDEVDFLMKLPQEFLSTELDELIERGVRIRMLGSKSELPSHTLKALLEAEEKTKDNSGLQLNFALNYGGRDELAKAFSVMAAQVKAGELQPEQLTEELISSYLYTSEIPDPDLLIRTSGEIRLSNFMLWQLAYTELWFTDVLWPDFTREHFYQAIVEYQGRARRYGAV, via the coding sequence ATGTTAGAACATCTGGCGCGCAAATGGGGCCGCAAAGAAAAGCAATCGGAGCCAGCCGAGTTCGATCGTTCCGGTAAAATTCCGGAGCATGTGGCAATTATTATGGATGGCAACGGTCGTTGGGCCAGTAAGCGCAGTTTACCCCGGGTTGCCGGGCACCGTGCAGGTATGAAAGCAGTAAAAGAAGTCGTGAAGGTTGCAGACGAGATCGGCGTTCGTTATATGACGATGTACGCATTCTCTACCGAAAACTGGAAGCGTCCACGCGATGAAGTGGATTTTCTCATGAAACTTCCGCAGGAATTTTTGTCGACAGAATTGGATGAATTAATAGAACGTGGTGTCCGCATACGCATGCTGGGCAGTAAAAGCGAGCTGCCTTCTCATACGTTGAAAGCGTTGCTGGAAGCAGAAGAGAAAACGAAGGACAATAGCGGTTTGCAATTGAATTTTGCCCTGAACTATGGCGGGCGAGATGAACTTGCAAAAGCATTTTCAGTGATGGCAGCACAAGTAAAAGCAGGTGAGCTTCAACCAGAGCAACTGACTGAGGAATTGATATCGAGCTACCTGTATACAAGCGAAATTCCCGATCCAGACCTCTTGATTCGCACAAGTGGAGAGATTCGCTTGAGTAACTTTATGCTGTGGCAATTGGCATATACAGAATTATGGTTTACGGATGTGCTGTGGCCTGATTTTACCCGTGAACATTTTTATCAAGCAATCGTGGAATACCAAGGCCGAGCTCGTCGCTACGGGGCGGTATAG
- a CDS encoding 1-deoxy-D-xylulose-5-phosphate reductoisomerase, whose protein sequence is MKKIALLGSTGSVGTSTLEVVDQHPEDFSVVAMAAGTNVDLLTRQVEKFKPELVSVGNEKAAVELRDRLAGKSQPEIVYGAEGLELVARHEAANFVMTAVVGSVGVAPTLAAIEAGKTIGLANKETLVSAGPVVMKRAKEKGISIIPVDSEHSAVYQCLQGERKEDVARVILTASGGSFRHLSREDLQQVTVEQALAHPNWSMGAKITIDSATMMNKGFEVIEAHWLFDLPYEQIECVLHYESIIHSMVEYKDRAVMAQLGTPDMKVPIQYAMSYPIRKELPTEPLDLVKIATLHFAAMDYERYPLLKLAYECGMAGGTHTAVLNAANEVAVDRFLKGAISFLDIEKVVRKTCEAHPGVASPELADIFAADEWARSYALVSI, encoded by the coding sequence GTGAAAAAAATAGCGCTCTTAGGTTCAACGGGGTCAGTTGGAACGAGCACGCTTGAAGTCGTAGACCAGCATCCAGAGGATTTTTCGGTGGTGGCTATGGCTGCCGGAACAAACGTGGATCTATTGACACGCCAGGTGGAAAAATTCAAGCCCGAGCTCGTTTCTGTGGGAAATGAGAAGGCTGCCGTTGAACTGCGAGATAGATTGGCGGGTAAGTCTCAACCAGAAATCGTTTACGGGGCGGAAGGATTGGAACTGGTTGCCCGTCATGAAGCTGCCAATTTCGTTATGACCGCGGTTGTCGGCAGTGTAGGGGTCGCACCTACACTCGCTGCGATAGAGGCGGGAAAAACAATTGGACTGGCCAACAAAGAGACACTGGTGAGCGCTGGCCCTGTCGTCATGAAACGAGCAAAAGAAAAAGGTATCTCGATTATTCCAGTAGACAGCGAGCATTCAGCTGTCTACCAATGTCTGCAAGGCGAACGCAAGGAAGATGTGGCGCGGGTTATTTTGACCGCTTCAGGAGGTTCCTTCCGTCACCTCTCTCGCGAGGATCTACAGCAAGTGACTGTAGAGCAGGCATTGGCTCATCCGAATTGGAGCATGGGTGCAAAAATTACCATCGATTCTGCTACCATGATGAACAAAGGTTTTGAAGTGATCGAGGCTCATTGGCTGTTCGATTTACCTTATGAGCAAATCGAATGCGTATTGCATTATGAAAGTATCATACACTCTATGGTAGAATACAAAGACAGAGCGGTCATGGCCCAACTCGGTACGCCTGATATGAAGGTTCCGATTCAGTACGCCATGAGCTATCCCATCAGAAAAGAACTACCTACGGAACCACTTGATTTGGTCAAGATCGCCACGCTTCATTTTGCAGCCATGGATTATGAGCGTTATCCTCTGTTAAAATTAGCGTATGAGTGTGGCATGGCAGGAGGTACGCATACTGCAGTACTGAATGCAGCCAATGAAGTCGCAGTTGATAGGTTCTTAAAGGGAGCGATCAGTTTTTTAGACATCGAAAAGGTCGTCCGAAAAACTTGCGAAGCTCACCCTGGTGTAGCGAGTCCAGAGCTTGCAGATATTTTTGCAGCTGATGAGTGGGCACGCTCTTATGCGCTCGTCTCCATCTAA
- a CDS encoding DUF908 domain-containing protein, with the protein MRKQELLFGFGAGLIVATSIIGLLAPKQTAQAPAMTVDQMKEAAQELEMVVLTGEEYKQWQEEKKVNVQPAPGVPKAPVAPVTKQPQTSAVQPTTPAASSEQKVIPPTNPVSKDGQPTPTVPNTQTPTSPNTVAPKAPTVEAPVADKKVSFTVPYKATAEDVAQVLVKEGILPADNQFVAQLRASDKLNRIRVGTYEVSTAAKEADIVKLITTPPKK; encoded by the coding sequence ATGCGTAAACAAGAGCTGTTATTTGGATTTGGAGCAGGACTGATAGTGGCTACCTCCATTATCGGACTGTTAGCGCCTAAGCAAACTGCGCAAGCCCCAGCCATGACTGTCGATCAAATGAAAGAAGCTGCACAAGAGCTGGAAATGGTCGTACTTACAGGAGAAGAATACAAACAGTGGCAGGAAGAAAAGAAGGTGAACGTACAGCCAGCTCCTGGAGTGCCTAAGGCCCCAGTGGCGCCTGTGACAAAGCAACCGCAAACGTCAGCTGTACAGCCTACAACACCTGCAGCTTCATCAGAGCAAAAGGTGATTCCGCCAACGAATCCAGTGAGTAAGGACGGCCAGCCTACTCCAACCGTACCGAATACGCAGACACCAACGTCACCCAATACGGTGGCTCCTAAAGCTCCGACTGTGGAAGCACCAGTAGCAGACAAGAAGGTATCTTTCACTGTACCTTACAAAGCAACTGCAGAAGATGTAGCGCAGGTTCTAGTCAAGGAAGGAATTCTTCCTGCCGACAATCAATTTGTGGCCCAGCTACGTGCAAGCGACAAGCTAAATCGTATTCGTGTCGGTACCTATGAAGTGTCGACCGCTGCTAAGGAAGCAGATATCGTCAAGTTGATAACAACGCCGCCTAAAAAATAG
- the rpsB gene encoding 30S ribosomal protein S2, with product MAVISMKQLLEAGVHFGHQTRRWNPKMARYIFTERNGIYIIDLQKTVKKVEEAYNFVRELAQDGGKVLFVGTKKQAQESVKEEAERTGHYFINQRWLGGTLTNFTTIKKRTSRLAELKRMENDGTFEVLPKKEVIVLRKEMDRLEKFLGGIAHMDKLPDALFVIDPRKERIAVAEARKLGIPIVAIVDTNCDPDEIDYVIPGNDDAIRAVKLLTAKMADALQEGNQGTEQQATTTA from the coding sequence ATGGCAGTAATTTCGATGAAACAATTGCTCGAGGCTGGTGTACACTTCGGTCACCAAACTCGTCGTTGGAACCCGAAAATGGCTCGCTATATCTTCACCGAACGTAACGGAATCTACATTATCGACCTGCAAAAAACCGTTAAAAAAGTAGAGGAAGCGTACAACTTCGTACGTGAACTCGCTCAAGACGGCGGTAAAGTGCTCTTCGTTGGTACGAAGAAACAAGCACAAGAATCCGTTAAAGAAGAAGCAGAACGCACAGGTCACTACTTCATCAACCAACGTTGGTTGGGTGGTACTCTGACAAACTTCACTACTATCAAAAAACGCACTTCTCGCTTGGCTGAGCTGAAGCGTATGGAAAACGATGGTACTTTCGAAGTATTGCCTAAGAAAGAAGTTATCGTTCTGCGCAAAGAAATGGATCGTCTGGAAAAATTCTTGGGCGGTATCGCTCACATGGATAAACTGCCTGACGCTCTGTTCGTCATCGATCCTCGTAAAGAGCGCATCGCTGTAGCAGAAGCTCGTAAATTGGGTATCCCAATCGTAGCGATCGTAGATACTAACTGCGATCCAGATGAAATCGATTATGTGATCCCAGGTAACGATGACGCAATTCGCGCTGTGAAATTGCTCACTGCTAAAATGGCAGACGCTCTGCAAGAAGGAAACCAAGGTACAGAGCAACAAGCAACAACAACTGCGTAA
- the ispG gene encoding flavodoxin-dependent (E)-4-hydroxy-3-methylbut-2-enyl-diphosphate synthase, whose protein sequence is MFKREETKPVFVGGVQIGGQKSVVIQSMTTADTRDVEKTLAEIQRLHDVGCQIVRLAVINEDAARAIKKIKERSPLPLVADIHFDHKLALIALESGIDKIRINPGNIGSKEKTQRVVEACRERNVPIRIGVNSGSVERRLLEKYGYPSPEAIVESAIDHVQILEDLNYDNIVISLKSSDVPTMIQTYSLMAQKRNYPLHVGVTEAGTQFSGSIKSSVGIGTVLSMGIGDTIRVSLTADPVEEIKVAKQILRSLDIVNNDPVVIACPSCGRCAIDLIGLATKVEDAISTLKVPLKVAVMGCAVNGPGEAREADVGVAGGNGEGLIFRNGEIVRKVKETELFEELMKEINEIVNEQKPTTVG, encoded by the coding sequence ATGTTCAAGCGCGAGGAGACGAAACCGGTTTTTGTAGGTGGAGTGCAAATCGGGGGCCAAAAAAGCGTAGTCATCCAGTCAATGACGACAGCAGACACGCGTGATGTAGAAAAAACTCTGGCTGAGATTCAGAGACTGCATGATGTCGGTTGCCAAATTGTTCGCTTGGCCGTCATCAACGAAGATGCAGCCCGTGCCATCAAAAAAATTAAAGAACGCTCCCCGTTGCCGCTCGTTGCCGACATTCATTTCGACCACAAGCTGGCATTGATTGCGCTGGAGAGCGGGATTGATAAAATTCGTATCAACCCAGGCAACATCGGTTCGAAAGAAAAAACGCAACGCGTTGTGGAAGCGTGCCGTGAGCGCAATGTTCCGATCCGTATCGGGGTCAACTCCGGTTCAGTAGAGAGAAGACTTTTGGAAAAATACGGGTACCCTTCTCCGGAAGCGATCGTAGAAAGTGCGATAGACCACGTGCAAATTCTGGAAGACTTGAACTACGACAACATCGTCATTTCCTTGAAGTCTTCCGATGTTCCAACGATGATCCAAACATATTCGTTGATGGCACAGAAACGCAACTATCCGCTGCACGTCGGTGTAACAGAAGCAGGTACACAGTTCTCCGGCAGCATTAAGTCTTCAGTTGGAATCGGAACGGTATTGTCGATGGGAATTGGTGACACCATTCGCGTATCCCTGACGGCTGATCCTGTTGAAGAAATTAAAGTAGCAAAACAAATCCTTCGCAGCTTGGATATCGTGAACAACGATCCAGTGGTCATTGCATGCCCATCTTGCGGTCGATGCGCAATTGACCTGATCGGCTTGGCAACAAAAGTCGAGGATGCCATTTCCACGCTGAAAGTACCGTTAAAAGTAGCGGTAATGGGTTGCGCGGTAAATGGCCCTGGTGAAGCTCGTGAAGCAGATGTAGGCGTTGCCGGCGGAAATGGCGAGGGCTTGATTTTCCGTAATGGTGAAATTGTTCGGAAAGTAAAAGAAACCGAGTTGTTTGAAGAGCTGATGAAAGAAATTAACGAAATAGTAAACGAGCAAAAGCCTACAACTGTAGGATAA
- a CDS encoding RNA polymerase subunit sigma-70 has protein sequence MDVVYPILIGAGMISMLLAFVIKKKQPVDSFSSIPTQRTTDKDELEKSVQRLQKQVKQETNLLAAEWQEMRADLLEDIASLSKRLDNVEEQWKKSETHKQEAPKDTNRIEPAPQAQEVDMLALRERYRRAFELSKEGLSRDEIAKRLGAGRGEIDLIFSLADRHERGLADA, from the coding sequence ATGGACGTAGTGTATCCCATCCTGATTGGAGCAGGAATGATCAGCATGCTTCTTGCTTTTGTCATTAAAAAGAAGCAGCCTGTTGACTCCTTTTCCTCAATACCGACACAACGCACGACGGACAAAGACGAGCTCGAAAAAAGCGTGCAGCGTCTTCAAAAACAGGTAAAGCAAGAAACCAATCTGCTTGCTGCAGAATGGCAGGAAATGAGAGCGGATCTTCTCGAGGATATTGCTAGTTTGAGCAAGCGATTAGACAATGTGGAAGAACAATGGAAAAAGAGTGAAACTCATAAGCAAGAAGCTCCAAAGGATACGAATAGGATAGAACCAGCACCTCAAGCTCAAGAGGTGGATATGCTGGCACTGCGAGAACGTTATCGCCGTGCCTTTGAGCTGAGTAAAGAAGGTTTGTCTCGGGATGAGATCGCAAAACGACTCGGTGCCGGCAGAGGGGAAATCGATTTGATCTTTTCCTTGGCTGACAGGCATGAGCGAGGTCTTGCCGATGCGTAA
- the pyrH gene encoding UMP kinase — protein sequence MPLPAYKRVVLKLSGEALAGDLGYGIDPKVIFSVANQIKEIVELGVQVAVVVGGGNIWRGLSGSSKGMDRATADYMGMLATIMNSLALQDGLEKVNVPTRVQTSIEMRQVAEPYIRRRAIRHLEKMRVVIFAAGTGNPYFSTDTTAALRAAEIEAEVILMAKNKVDGVYSADPSLDPNAKKYDQLTFLEVLNKGLGVMDSTASSLCMDNSIPLIVFNISEEGNIRRAVMGDKIGTLVKGE from the coding sequence ATGCCACTTCCTGCCTATAAACGGGTTGTGTTAAAGTTGAGTGGGGAAGCTTTGGCGGGGGACTTAGGGTATGGTATTGACCCAAAGGTTATTTTCTCCGTCGCTAACCAGATCAAGGAAATCGTAGAATTGGGTGTACAAGTCGCAGTAGTCGTCGGAGGAGGTAACATCTGGCGCGGACTTTCCGGCAGCTCTAAAGGAATGGATCGGGCAACAGCCGATTACATGGGGATGCTGGCCACAATTATGAACTCACTCGCCTTGCAGGATGGGTTAGAAAAAGTGAACGTCCCGACTCGTGTTCAAACCTCGATTGAGATGAGACAGGTAGCAGAACCATACATACGCCGTCGTGCCATTCGTCATTTAGAAAAAATGCGCGTGGTCATCTTCGCTGCCGGTACTGGTAACCCTTACTTTTCAACGGATACGACTGCTGCTCTGCGTGCAGCTGAGATTGAAGCTGAAGTAATCCTGATGGCGAAAAACAAGGTAGATGGTGTGTACTCTGCAGACCCAAGTCTTGACCCGAATGCTAAGAAGTACGACCAGTTGACATTCCTGGAAGTGCTGAACAAAGGTTTAGGTGTCATGGATTCTACAGCATCCAGCCTGTGCATGGATAACAGTATTCCATTGATCGTCTTTAACATTTCTGAAGAAGGCAATATTCGTCGGGCAGTAATGGGCGACAAAATCGGTACTCTAGTGAAAGGGGAATAA
- the tsf gene encoding translation elongation factor Ts yields the protein MAISAQAVKELRERTGAGMMDCKRALEETAGDMEKAIDLLRERGVAKAAKKSGRIAAEGLTATAVAGNVAAVVEVNCETDFVGKNPEFQTLVKDIAEHVVSQRPASVEEALEQPFKGAGETLAHVINEKIATIGENISFRRFALSEKTDNGAFGAYLHMGGRIGVLVTLEGTQDETLARDLGMHAAASNPRFANRDEVSTDEIEREREVLKNQALAEGKPANIVEKMVEGRLSKFFEEYVLVEQPFVKDPDKKVAVLLKEAGATLKGFTRFQVGEGIEKKQEDFAAEVMAQVNKQ from the coding sequence ATGGCAATTAGTGCACAAGCGGTTAAAGAACTGCGCGAGCGTACAGGCGCAGGTATGATGGATTGCAAACGCGCGTTGGAAGAAACAGCAGGCGACATGGAAAAAGCAATTGACTTGCTCCGTGAGCGCGGTGTAGCGAAAGCAGCGAAAAAATCCGGACGTATTGCAGCTGAAGGTTTGACTGCAACTGCGGTAGCTGGAAACGTTGCAGCAGTTGTAGAAGTAAACTGCGAAACTGACTTCGTTGGTAAAAACCCTGAGTTCCAAACCCTTGTTAAAGACATCGCTGAGCACGTTGTATCCCAACGTCCTGCATCTGTTGAAGAAGCTCTGGAGCAACCTTTCAAAGGTGCTGGCGAGACTTTGGCTCATGTAATCAACGAGAAAATCGCGACTATTGGAGAAAACATCTCCTTCCGTCGTTTTGCACTCTCCGAGAAAACAGACAACGGTGCTTTCGGTGCTTACCTGCACATGGGTGGCCGTATCGGCGTTCTGGTTACTTTGGAAGGTACACAAGACGAAACACTGGCTCGCGACCTGGGCATGCACGCAGCAGCGTCTAACCCTCGTTTTGCTAACCGTGATGAAGTTTCCACTGATGAGATCGAGCGCGAGCGTGAAGTTCTGAAGAACCAAGCGCTGGCTGAAGGCAAACCTGCTAACATCGTTGAGAAAATGGTAGAAGGCCGCCTCTCCAAATTCTTCGAAGAATACGTACTGGTTGAGCAACCATTCGTAAAAGATCCTGACAAGAAAGTAGCTGTTCTGCTGAAAGAAGCAGGTGCTACCTTGAAAGGATTCACTCGCTTCCAAGTAGGCGAAGGTATCGAGAAAAAACAAGAAGACTTCGCTGCTGAAGTTATGGCACAAGTTAATAAGCAATAA
- the rseP gene encoding RIP metalloprotease RseP — MPLPNLDSVESILAIVVVFGVLVFVHELGHFLLAKKAGILCREFALGMGPKIFRVKRGETEYTLRLLPIGGLVRMAGEDPEMDMLKPHMEVSLERDALGKVTHILLDGPSSGSARAITGTVVQFDLEQNLNIVLELDGEQKTFAVHPQAQLVKDGQEVQIAPLNRQFKGKTVSQRFWAIFAGPAANFLLAFVLFIVIGFLYGVPNGSYLGNVIPGGPAAQAGLLPGDKVIAIQGQPVSSWKDVVEKISKAPDQQLTFEYERNGQRMTVPVKVGKDENNVGKIMVTNALTFAPGEVLKYGATSTYEFTMMILKSLGMLVTGEYGLKDLSGPVGIFKMTGEVAQQGMAILLKWAAVLSINLGLFNLLPLPALDGGRLAFLGVEALRGRPIDPHKEGMVHFLGFAFLMLLILVVTWNDLQRLFS, encoded by the coding sequence TTGCCTTTGCCCAACCTGGATTCCGTTGAATCAATTCTCGCGATTGTAGTTGTATTTGGGGTACTTGTCTTTGTGCACGAACTAGGACACTTCCTTCTGGCCAAGAAGGCAGGGATCTTATGTCGTGAATTTGCACTGGGAATGGGGCCAAAAATTTTTCGCGTGAAGCGGGGAGAAACGGAATACACCTTACGCCTTTTACCCATCGGTGGTCTTGTTCGCATGGCGGGGGAAGACCCGGAGATGGATATGTTGAAACCGCACATGGAAGTAAGCTTGGAGCGGGATGCGTTAGGAAAGGTCACACATATTTTGCTCGATGGGCCAAGTTCTGGTTCTGCTCGTGCGATCACCGGTACGGTGGTACAATTTGATCTGGAGCAAAATTTAAATATTGTGCTTGAACTAGATGGAGAGCAGAAGACGTTTGCTGTTCATCCTCAGGCTCAACTGGTCAAGGATGGACAAGAAGTACAGATTGCCCCTCTGAACAGACAGTTCAAAGGTAAGACAGTTTCACAACGTTTTTGGGCGATTTTTGCAGGACCTGCAGCCAACTTTTTGCTGGCGTTTGTTTTGTTTATCGTGATCGGCTTCTTGTACGGCGTACCGAATGGCAGCTATCTGGGGAATGTGATCCCTGGAGGACCTGCTGCTCAAGCTGGATTATTGCCAGGTGATAAGGTGATCGCGATTCAAGGTCAGCCTGTATCCTCGTGGAAAGACGTTGTAGAGAAGATTAGCAAAGCGCCGGACCAACAATTAACATTTGAGTACGAGCGCAATGGCCAGCGTATGACTGTGCCAGTTAAAGTAGGGAAAGACGAAAACAACGTAGGCAAAATCATGGTGACCAATGCACTCACGTTTGCCCCAGGAGAAGTTCTCAAATACGGTGCAACGTCCACTTACGAGTTTACGATGATGATCCTGAAAAGCTTGGGAATGCTCGTAACGGGTGAATATGGACTGAAGGACTTGAGTGGTCCGGTCGGTATTTTCAAGATGACTGGAGAGGTTGCTCAACAAGGTATGGCGATTCTTTTGAAATGGGCTGCAGTATTGAGCATTAACCTTGGATTGTTCAATCTGTTGCCGCTGCCAGCCTTGGATGGCGGACGTCTCGCATTCTTGGGAGTAGAGGCGCTGCGTGGTCGACCTATTGACCCGCATAAAGAAGGAATGGTACATTTCTTGGGCTTTGCCTTTTTGATGTTGCTGATTTTGGTAGTGACGTGGAATGATCTGCAACGATTGTTCTCCTAA
- a CDS encoding phosphatidate cytidylyltransferase: MKQRIITGLIGGAGFLLLMYAGGVWYSLLVFLLAVIGYFEFMRMAGIQSFYLAGLLGYVLMLSILWPSLLFSDWLSISMPDLMLPVILLLLIYSVLRKNQFHIEHVALTLVGALYIGYGFTYMAATRNLPEGFMLTVMVIMGIWSTDSGAYFVGKAIGKRKLWPEISPNKTVEGALGGLVASVLIVLSINASFGHFAIDQALTIALVAGIVGQLGDLVESAFKRHFHVKDSGQLIPGHGGVLDRFDSFLLVFPVLHLLGIV; the protein is encoded by the coding sequence TTGAAGCAACGTATAATAACAGGCCTGATTGGTGGGGCTGGTTTTCTATTATTGATGTATGCTGGTGGAGTTTGGTACTCACTTTTGGTGTTTTTACTGGCTGTCATTGGCTATTTTGAATTTATGAGAATGGCTGGCATTCAGTCATTTTATTTGGCAGGATTGCTCGGATATGTATTGATGTTAAGCATTTTGTGGCCGTCTCTATTATTTTCGGATTGGCTCAGTATCAGCATGCCGGATCTGATGCTGCCCGTCATCCTGCTCTTGTTGATTTACTCCGTTTTACGGAAAAATCAGTTTCACATTGAACACGTCGCCCTTACGTTGGTGGGGGCGTTATACATAGGCTACGGTTTTACTTACATGGCCGCTACCCGAAACCTACCTGAAGGATTCATGCTGACGGTCATGGTCATTATGGGAATATGGTCGACTGATTCGGGCGCCTATTTTGTCGGAAAAGCAATAGGTAAGCGTAAACTTTGGCCAGAAATAAGTCCAAACAAGACGGTAGAGGGAGCCTTAGGAGGTCTCGTTGCTTCTGTCCTGATTGTTCTTTCCATCAATGCAAGCTTCGGACATTTTGCGATTGATCAGGCTTTGACCATCGCACTTGTTGCGGGGATCGTCGGGCAATTGGGTGATTTGGTTGAGTCGGCTTTCAAGAGACATTTCCATGTAAAAGATTCAGGACAGCTCATTCCGGGTCACGGGGGCGTTTTGGATCGCTTTGATAGCTTTTTGCTCGTCTTTCCGGTTCTACATCTATTAGGTATTGTCTAA
- the frr gene encoding ribosome recycling factor: MPQTVLKDMEDRMNKAINALKKDMSSLRAGRANPAMLDRVTVDYYGTPTPISQLANISVPEPRMLIIQPWDKTALKEIDRALQQSDLGISPSNDGVIIRLMIPPLTEERRKELVKLAGKGGEEAKVAIRNIRRDANDEIKKLEKAATISEDDSRRHQETIQKTTDKFIAEVDKVVKDKEKDILEV, encoded by the coding sequence ATGCCTCAAACTGTGCTAAAAGACATGGAAGATCGCATGAATAAGGCGATCAATGCTTTGAAAAAAGACATGTCCAGCCTGCGTGCAGGACGTGCGAACCCAGCGATGCTGGATCGTGTTACAGTAGACTATTACGGCACTCCAACACCGATTAGCCAATTGGCTAACATCAGCGTACCAGAACCACGTATGCTGATTATCCAGCCATGGGATAAAACAGCGCTCAAAGAAATTGACCGTGCGCTGCAGCAATCGGATTTGGGAATTTCTCCATCCAACGATGGCGTGATTATCCGCCTGATGATTCCTCCACTCACAGAAGAGCGTCGCAAAGAGCTCGTGAAGCTGGCTGGAAAAGGTGGAGAAGAAGCAAAGGTAGCGATTCGTAACATCCGTCGTGATGCAAACGATGAAATTAAAAAGCTGGAAAAGGCTGCTACCATTTCTGAAGACGATTCCCGTCGTCACCAAGAAACTATCCAAAAAACAACGGATAAATTCATTGCTGAAGTTGACAAGGTCGTCAAAGACAAAGAGAAAGACATTTTGGAAGTATAG